A region of Lycium barbarum isolate Lr01 chromosome 1, ASM1917538v2, whole genome shotgun sequence DNA encodes the following proteins:
- the LOC132640449 gene encoding RING-H2 finger protein ATL52-like, producing MYSKSLSNDDKLVPVSNPRTWVPYMSTRDCSQGFCSLYCPQWCYIIFPPPPQLDFPDDDDSGPNLSPLVIAIIGILASAFLLASYYAIISKYCGNSRRRENHQEESELEEDHDPSNHEAWNVSVGGLDEALIKSITVFKYKKGDGLLKEGTDCSVCLSEFQEDESLRLLPKCSHAFHVMCIDTWLKSHSNCPLCRAHITFPNALPPPLPPPVMEAPQEIETTPQIQPEHDIEMGIREEQTQEGEDVTNRINQELFRRRSVSLDCASQGRLSIADILRIDHDEFQDCVTGDECELQRDVGTSKQENNGEEMSRSVIRNNVLVQYCVASPMVMKRSLSSGRFLFSKRGRGQNMVNHLSNV from the coding sequence ATGTATAGCAAGAGTCTTTCCAACGACGACAAATTGGTGCCAGTAAGTAATCCAAGAACTTGGGTACCCTATATGAGCACTAGGGATTGTTCTCAAGGATTTTGCAGTTTATACTGCCCACAATGGTGTTACATAATTTTCCCTCCACCACCTCAACTTGACTTCcctgatgatgatgattctggtCCAAATTTATCTCCCTTAGTTATCGCGATCATCGGAATTCTTGCAAGTGCTTTCCTATTAGCTAGCTACTATGCTATAATATCAAAGTATTGTGGGAATTCAAGAAGAAGGGAAAATCATCAAGAAGAATCAGAACTAGAAGAGGATCATGATCCTTCAAATCATGAGGCATGGAATGTCAGTGTAGGTGGTTTAGATGAAGCTCTAATCAAGTCTATTACAGTGTTCAAGTACAAGAAAGGTGATGGATTATTGAAAGAAGGGACAGATTGTTCTGTTTGTTTAAGTGAATTTCAAGAAGATGAAAGCCTTAGACTTTTGCCAAAATGTAGCCATGCTTTTCATGTAATGTGCATTGATACATGGCTTAAATCTCACTCCAATTGCCCGTTATGTCGCGCTCATATAACTTTTCCAAATGCTTTGCCTCCTCCGTTACCTCCTCCGGTAATGGAAGCTCCTCAAGAAATTGAAACCACTCCACAAATCCAACCGGAACACGATATTGAAATGGGCATCAGAGAAGAACAAACACAAGAAGGAGAAGATGTAACGAACCGTATCAATCAAGAATTATTTAGGAGGAGATCAGTATCACTGGATTGTGCATCACAAGGTCGTTTATCTATAGCCGATATACTAAGAATTGATCACGATGAATTTCAAGATTGTGTAACGGGAGACGAATGCGAGTTGCAAAGAGATGTTGGCACATCAAAACAAGAAAACAATGGTGAAGAAATGAGTAGAAGTGTGATTAGGAACAATGTACTAGTACAATATTGTGTAGCAAGTCCTATGGTGATGAAGAGATCATTATCAAGTGGGAGATTCTTGTTTTCCAAACGTGGGAGAGGTCAAAACATGGTTAATCATTTGTCAAATGTTTGA